The Pelobates fuscus isolate aPelFus1 chromosome 2, aPelFus1.pri, whole genome shotgun sequence genome has a segment encoding these proteins:
- the TRIB2 gene encoding tribbles homolog 2, whose protein sequence is MNIQRSNPITITRYGRSRNKTQDFEELSSIRCTEPSQSFSPNLGSPSPPETPNSSHCVSCIGKYLLLEPLEGDHVFRAVHLHSGEELLCKVFDIRCYQESLAPCFCLPLHNNINQIVEIILGECKAYVFFEKSHGDMHSFVRTCKKLKEEEAAKLFYQIVSAVAHCHEGGVVLRDLKLRKFVFNDGDRTRVKLESLEDAYVLSGTDDSLSDKHGCPAYVSPEILNTNGSYSGKAADVWSLGVMLYTMLVGRYPFHDIEPSSLFSKIRRGQFNIPETLSPKAKCLIRSILRREPSERLTSQEILDHPWFSTDFNTLNSGYGAKEVSDQLVPDVNMDEDTDPFFN, encoded by the exons ATGAACATACAAAGGTCGAACCCCATTACAATCACAAGGTATGGGAGATCGAGGAACAAAACCCAGGATTTTGAAGAGTTATCGTCCATAAGGTGTACCGAACCCAGCCAGAGCTTCAGTCCCAATCTCGGTTCCCCAAGTCCTCCAGAGACTCCTAACTCGTCGCATTGCGTTTCCTGCATTGGAAAATACTTACTGTTGGAGCCTTTGGAGGGAGATCACGTTTTTCGTGCTGTGCATCTGCATAGTGGAGAGGAGCTGCTTTGCAAG gtTTTCGATATTCGCTGCTATCAGGAGTCACTAGCACCCTGTTTCTGTCTACCTTTACACAATAATATTAACCAAATAGTTGAGATAATTCTTGGAGAGTGTAAAGCCTACGTGTTCTTTGAAAAGAGCCATGGGGACATGCATTCTTTTGTTCGTACCTGCAAGAAGCTTAAGGAAGAAGAGGCTGCTAAGCTTTTTTATCAAATAGTGTCGGCTGTAGCACACTGTCACGAAGGTGGAGTGGTTCTAAGAGACCTTAAGTTACGGAAATTTGTCTTTAATGATGGAGACAG GACTCGAGTAAAATTGGAGAGTTTGGAAGACGCTTATGTTCTGTCTGGGACTGATGACTCTCTTTCAGATAAGCATGGATGCCCTGCGTATGTAAGTCCAGAAATCCTAAACACAAATGGCAGCTACTCTGGAAAAGCTGCAGATGTCTGGAGTCTAGGTGTCATGCTTTATACAATGTTAGTTGGACGCTATCCGTTTCATGACATTGAACCTAGTTCTCTGTTCAGTAAAATACGTCGCGGGCAGTTTAACATTCCAGAGACATTATCCCCGAAGGCAAAATGCCTCATACGTAGCATACTTCGTCGAGAGCCATCAGAGAGGCTCACATCTCAAGAAATTCTGGACCATCCTTGGTTTTCAACAGATTTCAACACATTGAATTCTGGATATGGTGCTAAGGAAGTATCAGATCAACTGGTGCCTGATGTTAACATGGATGAAGATACGGACCCTTTTTTTAACTGA